A genomic window from Salvelinus sp. IW2-2015 linkage group LG13, ASM291031v2, whole genome shotgun sequence includes:
- the btbd8 gene encoding BTB/POZ domain-containing protein 8 isoform X2: protein MINTEAIREFEAKGRKSRSNLKKCLASALSADLNRLLQEELEADVSLCTVGSCTSSTPLLVHRAVLLARAPHILRRGAHPDPKTIQLNNYDSTELKQYIRRMYTADQRMGLAGEGIPEDLESPTIVLNGPDADLHTDSDNAVVVEPASGLGADLLDLYQRGEGSDISIQVGEQVFSCHRAVLCARSQYFRAMLCGSWMESSRQCITLQGLGPDEMEILLQFMYGAIIDLPPRASASQVVLAADMLGLEGLKDVVEMVLTRDYCRFFPKPIDGVQKTILECLSLTHTLGLQSLHSLCMRWVAEHYVKSWSERNFAMLPCDVQRACLTAVTGAMTVQNTVTLLCGSEQLLGCLPEVKWAKQTVLLATELQDQCLSVIVTHLAQVTHTQAFHSLRRREESTREPALLKKLCSAVRDRVTVDNCCDLFTAVDHLAGEEDIEGETPLEERGQREEPFRREIGALRARLWTFLLQSFYAVRHTRGWETLPSKHRERILAAALDKGDSRRLGKKPVFTSSQPRGVRCASGLAAPCESPPVHRTNRVVRNTGTGSCSTAASSATMKSDGLGTPVLPATAERGTNATKPGDSDPSRAKNGKTKQPGDHRSTTAKAKTTTSATVLNGTAGPGGARKEVATANGSRGSPTLGKGAKDQDRRPNPGARPKTSPPGTTSTAQARPGKLQKSTAGKGDSLQGADSSTAHPATTTPSTSGSASPDNSSGSPRNSHAVPGLKSKTQAKVLTKSPLTKPPQKTDTAKTNSPTNKPSAREANKAKLPSIGRATTRGTGARADTKGRCTPTGSAENHVSRPGSSLSARKHASPRKEEDKDGSKASADKAARKTTKPTPATAAKSASKPTKSSSAPSKQPPQAMAKSGPKQKSTSESPTEKASPKSAGPVKNSSSSVVSSKTPAAKEKEGYNGKTSTETQQANDTGAEAERVSSHSNPREAASEPAAGSTEQSPTHNSILPSGPQGLGGGGDSLSLPLNTSPKQSPQKSAKQPGKPNSTGGIRALSSQPPATNHVSQGYALVNGEPAKHTEGTHTCKHTPGSTTDLPLDTPNPGSLSSTDNPLEDSWSGLHHQVSPESESGSATTSSDDIKPRSEDYDAGGSQDDVDDCCSNDRGGTKGGGTMRCHDFLGRSSSDTSTPEELKMLDGGLRVEVRLKGREVETTSEEEGVRRRPRSWLSRDREEVPVEEEVEKVEANVTVKQVPDSQLFSSEESEESEEEEDEEEDEKSEVEVLPCHHAPLPPVDPSPQFQGIINLAFEDGADPDQDNEQQDYQSASNFRRSVLISVDECEELGSEECGAQTPPQQQPDDPVTPCEVFESDPPPAPQSAPNSVSHSGEHLASDLPKSTPQQELGTEQESNTKPIVFLTEIQDPLVDDHNPTKVEGVEPSPGCPPXDPDLSDLPPQEWERPCHLDLRPAEQYSNGGTPRRNPSTKPNQAPVPAESKRADLHLDLNYPQQTGESPAHAAIPQSPAGDNEGHCDRLDQTTTPTCTQDRRPSKALSPIYELDLGEAFEHLSSSDNIKDRSRRSTVGQEEEGNDEGYNEESSKFAERDWSMLKQLLSDQESSLGVINPVPEDLNLAQYLIKQTLSLSRDCLDAQQIFLPHEKETFKRWAELISPLEDSTTSITVTSFSPEDAASPQGEWTIVELETHH from the exons ATGATCAACACAGAGGCAATACGAGAATTTGAAGCCAAAGGAAGAAAATCCAGAAGCAATCTTAAGAAATGTTTAGCTTCCGCATTGTCTGCAGACCTCAACAG GTTGCTGCAGGAGGAGTTAGAGGCAGACGTCAGCCTGTGTACGGTGGGCTCCTGCACCAGCTCTACCCCTCTCCTGGTTCACAGAGCTGTTCTCCTGGCCAGGGCCCCACACATACTGAGGAGGGGTGCTCATCCAGACCCCAAGACCATCCAGCTAAACAACTATGACAGCACGGAGCTGAAGCAGTATATCAG GCGAATGTACACAGCAGACCAACGCATGGGCTTGGCTGGAGAAGGAATCCCTGAGGACTTAGAGTCGCCTACTATTGTCCTCAATGGTCCCGATGCCGATCTCCACACTGACTCAG ATAATGCTGTGGTTGTGGAGCCAGCCTCTGGTCTTGGAGCAGACCTGTTGGATCTCTACCAGAGAGGAGAAGGATCTGACATCAGCATCCAAGTAGGGGAGCAGGTCTTCTCCTGTCACAG gGCGGTCCTGTGTGCGCGGTCTCAGTATTTCCGAGCTATGCTGTGTGGGAGTTGGATGGAGAGCTCCAGACAATGCATCACTCTACAGGG TTTGGGTCCAGATGAGATGGAGATTCTCCTACAGTTCATGTATGGTGCCATAATAGACCTACCACCCAGAGCCAGTGCCAG TCAGGTGGTGTTGGCAGCAGACATGTTGGGTCTGGAGGGACTGAAGGACGTGGTGGAGATGGTGCTGACCAGAGACTACTGCCGCTTCTTCCCCAAG CCTATAGATGGGGTTCAGAAAACCATCCTCGAGTGCCTCTCCCTCACCCACACCCTTGGTCTCCAGAGCCTCCACAGTTTGTGTatgag GTGGGTGGCTGAACACTATGTGAAGAGCTGGTCAGAGAGAAACTTTGCCATGTTGCCTTGTGATGTTCAGAGAGCTTGTCTAACTGCTGTGACTGGAGCCATg ACTGTACAGAACACGGTGACTCTGCTGTGTGGCAGTGAGCAGTTGCTGGGCTGTCTCCCGGAGGTCAAGTGGGCTAAACAGACAGTGTTGCTGGCTACAGAACTGCAggaccagtgtctgtctgtcattgtcaCACACCTGGCCCAGGTCACACACACGCAGGCCTTCCACAGCCTACGACGG AGAGAGGAGTCGACGCGGGAACCGGCCCTGTTGAAGAAGCTGTGTTCAGCCGTACGGGACAGGGTCACGGTGGATAACTGTTGTGACCTGTTCACCGCTGTGGATCACCTGGCTGGGGAGGAAGACATTGAAGGAGAGACACCCCTGGAGGAGAGGGGTCAGAGGGAGGAG CCGTTCAGGCGAGAGATTGGTGCGCTGCGCGCTAGGTTGTGGACCTTCTTGCTCCAGTCATTCTACGCCGTCCGCCACACGCGGGGATGGGAGACCCTGCCCTCCAAGCACCGAGAGCGGATACTGGCAG CTGCTCTTGATAAAGGAGACAGTAGAAGACTTGGGAAAAAGCCTGTTTTTACCAGCTCACAG CCAAGGGGTGTAAGATGCGCCTCAGGTCTTGCAGCTCCGTGTGAGAGCCCTCCTGTCCACAGGACCAATCGGGTCGTCaggaacacaggaacaggaagttGCTCTACGGCTGCATCATCAGCCACCATGAAGTCAGACGGGCTGGGCACGCCAGTCCTTCCAGCCACCGCAGAGAGAGGGACTAACGCTACCAAGCCTGGAGACAGTGACCCATCCAGGGCAAAGAACGGCAAGACCAAGCAGCCAGGCGACCACCGAAGCACCACGGCTAAAGCCAAGACTACAACCTCCGCCACAGTGCTCAACGGTACAGCTGGCCCAGGGGGGGCTAGGAAGGAGGTAGCCACTGCTAACGGATCCAGGGGCTCCCCAACGTTGGGTAAAGGGGCTAAGGACCAGGACAGGAGGCCTAACCCCGGAGCCAGGCCCAAGACCTCTCCTCCAGGCACCACCTCCACAGCTCAGGCTAGGCCAGGGAAGCTGCAGAAGAGTACAGCAGGGAAGGGTGACTCTCTTCAGGGGGCAGACAGCAGCACAGCCCACCCCGCCACCACCACCCCCTCCACATCAGGCAGCGCCTCCCCTGACAACAGCTCCGGAAGCCCACGCAACAGCCACGCCGTCCCAG GTCTTAAGTCAAAAACGCAGGCTAAAGTTCTGACCAAATCTCCACTGACGAAACCCCCCCAGAAAACAGACACTGCAAAGACCAACAG CCCAACCAATAAGCCCAGCGCTAGAGAGGCCAATAAAGCCAAGCTTCCCTCTATAGGAAGAGCAACAACTAGAGGAACAGGAGCCAGAGCAGACACGAAGGGAAGGTGCACACCAACAGGCTCCGCTGAGAACCAtg TCTCTAGACCTGGGTCCTCCCTGAGTGCCAGAAAGCATGCGTCTCCCAGGAAAGAGGAGGATAAGGATGGTTCTAAAGCCTCAGCAGACAAAGCAGCCAGGAAGACCACAAAACCAACCCCAGCTACCGCAGCCAAATCTGCTTCTAAACCAACAAAATCTAGCTCTGCTCCTTCCAAACAGCCTCCGCAAGCAATGGCCAAATCTGGACCTAAGCAGAAAAGTACCTCTGAATCTCCTACAGAGAAAGCCTCCCCAAAGTCAGCGGGGCCAGTTAAAAACTCTTCCTCCTCTGTCGTTTCTTCTAAAACGCCTGCAGCTAAAGAGAAAGAAGGATATAATGGTAAAACCTCCACGGAGACTCAACAGGCTAATGACACTGGTGCTGAAGCAGAGAGGGTCTCCTCCCATTCAAATCCCAGGGAGGCGGCCTCCGAGCCAGCAGCAGGATCAACAGAGCAGAGCCCGACACATAACAGTATACTACCATCAGGCCCCCAGGGCCTCGGTGGAGGAGGGGACTCCCTCTCCTTACCCCTGAACACCAGCCCTAAGCAGAGTCCCCAGAAGTCTGCCAAACAACCAGGTAAACCTAACAGCACAGGAGGAATCAGGGCTCTGTCTAGTCAGCCACCAGCAACCAACCACGTCTCTCAAGGGTATGCTCTTGTAAACGGAGAGCCTGCTAAGCACACAgagggcacacacacatgtaaacacactcCTGGCTCAACCACAGATCTTCCCCTGGACACCCCGAACCCAGGCAGCCTGAGCAGCACAGATAACCCTCTGGAGGACTCGTGGAGCGGCCTGCACCACCAGGTCAGCCCTGAGTCAGAGTCCGGCAGCGCCACCACCTCCTCAGATGACATCAAGCCCCGCTCTGAGGACTACGATGCCGGGGGCTCGCAGGACGACGTGGACGACTGCTGCTCCAACGACCGCGGCGGAACCAAGGGAGGCGGAACCATGCGTTGCCATGACTTTCTGGGCCGCAGTAGTAGTGACACGAGTACCCCCGAGGAGCTGAAGATGCTGGACGGTGGGCTGCGGGTCGAGGTGAGGCTGAAGGGGCGTGAGGTAGAGACCACCAGTGAGGAGGAAGGGGTGAGGCGACGGCCACGCTCCTGGCTgagcagggacagagaggaggtccctgttgaggaggaggtagagaaagtGGAGGCCAATGTTACAGTGAAGCAGGTCCCCGACAGCCAGCTCTTCTCCTCCGAGGAGTCGGaggagtctgaggaagaggaggatgaggaagaggacgagAAGTCAGAGGTGGAGGTTCTTCCTTGTCATCATGCCCCTCTGCCTCCCGTTGACCCATCCCCTCAGTTCCAGGGCATTATCAACTTGGCCTTTGAGGATGGAGCTGACCCTGACCAGGACAACGAGCAGCAGGACTACCAGTCAGCCTCTAACTTCCGCCGCTCTGTTCTGATCTCTGTGGACGAGTGTGAGGAGCTGGGATCAGAGGAGTGCGGGGCGCAGACTCCACCCCAGCAACAGCCTGACGACCCCGTCACACCCTGCGAAGTCTTCGAGAGTGACCCTCCTCCAGCACCTCAGTCGGCCCCCAACTCTGTGTCTCACTCTGGGGAGCACCTGGCGTCTGACCTTCCCAAAAGCACACCTCAGCAGGAACTAGGTACCGAGCAGGAGTCCAACACCAAACCCATTGTTTTCCTCACTGAGATCCAGGATCCTCTGGTAGATGACCATAACCCCACCAAGGTGGAGGGAGTAGAGCCCAGCCCTGGTTGCCCTCCCRTGGACCCTGACCTCAGTGACCTGCCTCCCCAGGAGTGGGAGAGACCCTGCCACCTGGACCTCCGGCCTGCTGAACAGTACAGCAACGGAGGGACACCACGCAGGAACCCCTCAACCAAGCCTAACCAAGCACCTGTACctgcagagagcaagagagcagacTTACATCTAGACTTAAATTACCCTCAGCAGACAGGGGAGTCTCCTGCACATGCAGCTATCCCACAGTCCCCAGCAG GGGACAATGAGGGACATTGTGACAGATTGGATCAAACAACAACCCCGACCTGTACACAAGACCGCCGCCCGTCCAAAGCCCTCTCTCCCATCTACGAACTGGACCTGGGAGAAGCCTTTGAGCACCTCAGCTCCTCGGACAACATCAAGgacaggagcaggaggagcacagtggggcaggaggaggaggggaatgaTGAAGGTTACAATGAGGAAAGCAGTAAGTTTGCGGAGCGTGACTGGAGCATGCTGAAGCAACTCCTCTCAGACCAGGAGTCCAGTTTGGGCGTCATAAATCCAGTCCCTGAGGACCTGAACCTAGCCCAGTATCTGATCAAGCAGACCCTGTCCCTCTCCCGGGACTGCCTTGACGCCCAGCAGATCTTCCTGCCCCACGAGAAGGAGACGTTTAAACGCTGGGCGGAGCTCATATCACCCCTGGAGGACTCCACAACTAGCATAACTGTGACCAGCTTCTCTCCCGAAGACGCTGCCTCGCCGCAGGGGGAGTGGACCAttgtggagctagaaacacatcactga
- the btbd8 gene encoding BTB/POZ domain-containing protein 8 isoform X1 has protein sequence MINTEAIREFEAKGRKSRSNLKKCLASALSADLNRLLQEELEADVSLCTVGSCTSSTPLLVHRAVLLARAPHILRRGAHPDPKTIQLNNYDSTELKQYIRRMYTADQRMGLAGEGIPEDLESPTIVLNGPDADLHTDSDNAVVVEPASGLGADLLDLYQRGEGSDISIQVGEQVFSCHRAVLCARSQYFRAMLCGSWMESSRQCITLQGLGPDEMEILLQFMYGAIIDLPPRASASQVVLAADMLGLEGLKDVVEMVLTRDYCRFFPKPIDGVQKTILECLSLTHTLGLQSLHSLCMRWVAEHYVKSWSERNFAMLPCDVQRACLTAVTGAMTVQNTVTLLCGSEQLLGCLPEVKWAKQTVLLATELQDQCLSVIVTHLAQVTHTQAFHSLRRREESTREPALLKKLCSAVRDRVTVDNCCDLFTAVDHLAGEEDIEGETPLEERGQREEPFRREIGALRARLWTFLLQSFYAVRHTRGWETLPSKHRERILAAALDKGDSRRLGKKPVFTSSQQPRGVRCASGLAAPCESPPVHRTNRVVRNTGTGSCSTAASSATMKSDGLGTPVLPATAERGTNATKPGDSDPSRAKNGKTKQPGDHRSTTAKAKTTTSATVLNGTAGPGGARKEVATANGSRGSPTLGKGAKDQDRRPNPGARPKTSPPGTTSTAQARPGKLQKSTAGKGDSLQGADSSTAHPATTTPSTSGSASPDNSSGSPRNSHAVPGLKSKTQAKVLTKSPLTKPPQKTDTAKTNSPTNKPSAREANKAKLPSIGRATTRGTGARADTKGRCTPTGSAENHVSRPGSSLSARKHASPRKEEDKDGSKASADKAARKTTKPTPATAAKSASKPTKSSSAPSKQPPQAMAKSGPKQKSTSESPTEKASPKSAGPVKNSSSSVVSSKTPAAKEKEGYNGKTSTETQQANDTGAEAERVSSHSNPREAASEPAAGSTEQSPTHNSILPSGPQGLGGGGDSLSLPLNTSPKQSPQKSAKQPGKPNSTGGIRALSSQPPATNHVSQGYALVNGEPAKHTEGTHTCKHTPGSTTDLPLDTPNPGSLSSTDNPLEDSWSGLHHQVSPESESGSATTSSDDIKPRSEDYDAGGSQDDVDDCCSNDRGGTKGGGTMRCHDFLGRSSSDTSTPEELKMLDGGLRVEVRLKGREVETTSEEEGVRRRPRSWLSRDREEVPVEEEVEKVEANVTVKQVPDSQLFSSEESEESEEEEDEEEDEKSEVEVLPCHHAPLPPVDPSPQFQGIINLAFEDGADPDQDNEQQDYQSASNFRRSVLISVDECEELGSEECGAQTPPQQQPDDPVTPCEVFESDPPPAPQSAPNSVSHSGEHLASDLPKSTPQQELGTEQESNTKPIVFLTEIQDPLVDDHNPTKVEGVEPSPGCPPXDPDLSDLPPQEWERPCHLDLRPAEQYSNGGTPRRNPSTKPNQAPVPAESKRADLHLDLNYPQQTGESPAHAAIPQSPAGDNEGHCDRLDQTTTPTCTQDRRPSKALSPIYELDLGEAFEHLSSSDNIKDRSRRSTVGQEEEGNDEGYNEESSKFAERDWSMLKQLLSDQESSLGVINPVPEDLNLAQYLIKQTLSLSRDCLDAQQIFLPHEKETFKRWAELISPLEDSTTSITVTSFSPEDAASPQGEWTIVELETHH, from the exons ATGATCAACACAGAGGCAATACGAGAATTTGAAGCCAAAGGAAGAAAATCCAGAAGCAATCTTAAGAAATGTTTAGCTTCCGCATTGTCTGCAGACCTCAACAG GTTGCTGCAGGAGGAGTTAGAGGCAGACGTCAGCCTGTGTACGGTGGGCTCCTGCACCAGCTCTACCCCTCTCCTGGTTCACAGAGCTGTTCTCCTGGCCAGGGCCCCACACATACTGAGGAGGGGTGCTCATCCAGACCCCAAGACCATCCAGCTAAACAACTATGACAGCACGGAGCTGAAGCAGTATATCAG GCGAATGTACACAGCAGACCAACGCATGGGCTTGGCTGGAGAAGGAATCCCTGAGGACTTAGAGTCGCCTACTATTGTCCTCAATGGTCCCGATGCCGATCTCCACACTGACTCAG ATAATGCTGTGGTTGTGGAGCCAGCCTCTGGTCTTGGAGCAGACCTGTTGGATCTCTACCAGAGAGGAGAAGGATCTGACATCAGCATCCAAGTAGGGGAGCAGGTCTTCTCCTGTCACAG gGCGGTCCTGTGTGCGCGGTCTCAGTATTTCCGAGCTATGCTGTGTGGGAGTTGGATGGAGAGCTCCAGACAATGCATCACTCTACAGGG TTTGGGTCCAGATGAGATGGAGATTCTCCTACAGTTCATGTATGGTGCCATAATAGACCTACCACCCAGAGCCAGTGCCAG TCAGGTGGTGTTGGCAGCAGACATGTTGGGTCTGGAGGGACTGAAGGACGTGGTGGAGATGGTGCTGACCAGAGACTACTGCCGCTTCTTCCCCAAG CCTATAGATGGGGTTCAGAAAACCATCCTCGAGTGCCTCTCCCTCACCCACACCCTTGGTCTCCAGAGCCTCCACAGTTTGTGTatgag GTGGGTGGCTGAACACTATGTGAAGAGCTGGTCAGAGAGAAACTTTGCCATGTTGCCTTGTGATGTTCAGAGAGCTTGTCTAACTGCTGTGACTGGAGCCATg ACTGTACAGAACACGGTGACTCTGCTGTGTGGCAGTGAGCAGTTGCTGGGCTGTCTCCCGGAGGTCAAGTGGGCTAAACAGACAGTGTTGCTGGCTACAGAACTGCAggaccagtgtctgtctgtcattgtcaCACACCTGGCCCAGGTCACACACACGCAGGCCTTCCACAGCCTACGACGG AGAGAGGAGTCGACGCGGGAACCGGCCCTGTTGAAGAAGCTGTGTTCAGCCGTACGGGACAGGGTCACGGTGGATAACTGTTGTGACCTGTTCACCGCTGTGGATCACCTGGCTGGGGAGGAAGACATTGAAGGAGAGACACCCCTGGAGGAGAGGGGTCAGAGGGAGGAG CCGTTCAGGCGAGAGATTGGTGCGCTGCGCGCTAGGTTGTGGACCTTCTTGCTCCAGTCATTCTACGCCGTCCGCCACACGCGGGGATGGGAGACCCTGCCCTCCAAGCACCGAGAGCGGATACTGGCAG CTGCTCTTGATAAAGGAGACAGTAGAAGACTTGGGAAAAAGCCTGTTTTTACCAGCTCACAG CAGCCAAGGGGTGTAAGATGCGCCTCAGGTCTTGCAGCTCCGTGTGAGAGCCCTCCTGTCCACAGGACCAATCGGGTCGTCaggaacacaggaacaggaagttGCTCTACGGCTGCATCATCAGCCACCATGAAGTCAGACGGGCTGGGCACGCCAGTCCTTCCAGCCACCGCAGAGAGAGGGACTAACGCTACCAAGCCTGGAGACAGTGACCCATCCAGGGCAAAGAACGGCAAGACCAAGCAGCCAGGCGACCACCGAAGCACCACGGCTAAAGCCAAGACTACAACCTCCGCCACAGTGCTCAACGGTACAGCTGGCCCAGGGGGGGCTAGGAAGGAGGTAGCCACTGCTAACGGATCCAGGGGCTCCCCAACGTTGGGTAAAGGGGCTAAGGACCAGGACAGGAGGCCTAACCCCGGAGCCAGGCCCAAGACCTCTCCTCCAGGCACCACCTCCACAGCTCAGGCTAGGCCAGGGAAGCTGCAGAAGAGTACAGCAGGGAAGGGTGACTCTCTTCAGGGGGCAGACAGCAGCACAGCCCACCCCGCCACCACCACCCCCTCCACATCAGGCAGCGCCTCCCCTGACAACAGCTCCGGAAGCCCACGCAACAGCCACGCCGTCCCAG GTCTTAAGTCAAAAACGCAGGCTAAAGTTCTGACCAAATCTCCACTGACGAAACCCCCCCAGAAAACAGACACTGCAAAGACCAACAG CCCAACCAATAAGCCCAGCGCTAGAGAGGCCAATAAAGCCAAGCTTCCCTCTATAGGAAGAGCAACAACTAGAGGAACAGGAGCCAGAGCAGACACGAAGGGAAGGTGCACACCAACAGGCTCCGCTGAGAACCAtg TCTCTAGACCTGGGTCCTCCCTGAGTGCCAGAAAGCATGCGTCTCCCAGGAAAGAGGAGGATAAGGATGGTTCTAAAGCCTCAGCAGACAAAGCAGCCAGGAAGACCACAAAACCAACCCCAGCTACCGCAGCCAAATCTGCTTCTAAACCAACAAAATCTAGCTCTGCTCCTTCCAAACAGCCTCCGCAAGCAATGGCCAAATCTGGACCTAAGCAGAAAAGTACCTCTGAATCTCCTACAGAGAAAGCCTCCCCAAAGTCAGCGGGGCCAGTTAAAAACTCTTCCTCCTCTGTCGTTTCTTCTAAAACGCCTGCAGCTAAAGAGAAAGAAGGATATAATGGTAAAACCTCCACGGAGACTCAACAGGCTAATGACACTGGTGCTGAAGCAGAGAGGGTCTCCTCCCATTCAAATCCCAGGGAGGCGGCCTCCGAGCCAGCAGCAGGATCAACAGAGCAGAGCCCGACACATAACAGTATACTACCATCAGGCCCCCAGGGCCTCGGTGGAGGAGGGGACTCCCTCTCCTTACCCCTGAACACCAGCCCTAAGCAGAGTCCCCAGAAGTCTGCCAAACAACCAGGTAAACCTAACAGCACAGGAGGAATCAGGGCTCTGTCTAGTCAGCCACCAGCAACCAACCACGTCTCTCAAGGGTATGCTCTTGTAAACGGAGAGCCTGCTAAGCACACAgagggcacacacacatgtaaacacactcCTGGCTCAACCACAGATCTTCCCCTGGACACCCCGAACCCAGGCAGCCTGAGCAGCACAGATAACCCTCTGGAGGACTCGTGGAGCGGCCTGCACCACCAGGTCAGCCCTGAGTCAGAGTCCGGCAGCGCCACCACCTCCTCAGATGACATCAAGCCCCGCTCTGAGGACTACGATGCCGGGGGCTCGCAGGACGACGTGGACGACTGCTGCTCCAACGACCGCGGCGGAACCAAGGGAGGCGGAACCATGCGTTGCCATGACTTTCTGGGCCGCAGTAGTAGTGACACGAGTACCCCCGAGGAGCTGAAGATGCTGGACGGTGGGCTGCGGGTCGAGGTGAGGCTGAAGGGGCGTGAGGTAGAGACCACCAGTGAGGAGGAAGGGGTGAGGCGACGGCCACGCTCCTGGCTgagcagggacagagaggaggtccctgttgaggaggaggtagagaaagtGGAGGCCAATGTTACAGTGAAGCAGGTCCCCGACAGCCAGCTCTTCTCCTCCGAGGAGTCGGaggagtctgaggaagaggaggatgaggaagaggacgagAAGTCAGAGGTGGAGGTTCTTCCTTGTCATCATGCCCCTCTGCCTCCCGTTGACCCATCCCCTCAGTTCCAGGGCATTATCAACTTGGCCTTTGAGGATGGAGCTGACCCTGACCAGGACAACGAGCAGCAGGACTACCAGTCAGCCTCTAACTTCCGCCGCTCTGTTCTGATCTCTGTGGACGAGTGTGAGGAGCTGGGATCAGAGGAGTGCGGGGCGCAGACTCCACCCCAGCAACAGCCTGACGACCCCGTCACACCCTGCGAAGTCTTCGAGAGTGACCCTCCTCCAGCACCTCAGTCGGCCCCCAACTCTGTGTCTCACTCTGGGGAGCACCTGGCGTCTGACCTTCCCAAAAGCACACCTCAGCAGGAACTAGGTACCGAGCAGGAGTCCAACACCAAACCCATTGTTTTCCTCACTGAGATCCAGGATCCTCTGGTAGATGACCATAACCCCACCAAGGTGGAGGGAGTAGAGCCCAGCCCTGGTTGCCCTCCCRTGGACCCTGACCTCAGTGACCTGCCTCCCCAGGAGTGGGAGAGACCCTGCCACCTGGACCTCCGGCCTGCTGAACAGTACAGCAACGGAGGGACACCACGCAGGAACCCCTCAACCAAGCCTAACCAAGCACCTGTACctgcagagagcaagagagcagacTTACATCTAGACTTAAATTACCCTCAGCAGACAGGGGAGTCTCCTGCACATGCAGCTATCCCACAGTCCCCAGCAG GGGACAATGAGGGACATTGTGACAGATTGGATCAAACAACAACCCCGACCTGTACACAAGACCGCCGCCCGTCCAAAGCCCTCTCTCCCATCTACGAACTGGACCTGGGAGAAGCCTTTGAGCACCTCAGCTCCTCGGACAACATCAAGgacaggagcaggaggagcacagtggggcaggaggaggaggggaatgaTGAAGGTTACAATGAGGAAAGCAGTAAGTTTGCGGAGCGTGACTGGAGCATGCTGAAGCAACTCCTCTCAGACCAGGAGTCCAGTTTGGGCGTCATAAATCCAGTCCCTGAGGACCTGAACCTAGCCCAGTATCTGATCAAGCAGACCCTGTCCCTCTCCCGGGACTGCCTTGACGCCCAGCAGATCTTCCTGCCCCACGAGAAGGAGACGTTTAAACGCTGGGCGGAGCTCATATCACCCCTGGAGGACTCCACAACTAGCATAACTGTGACCAGCTTCTCTCCCGAAGACGCTGCCTCGCCGCAGGGGGAGTGGACCAttgtggagctagaaacacatcactga